The following proteins are co-located in the Desulfatitalea tepidiphila genome:
- a CDS encoding mechanosensitive ion channel family protein: MDIEKYLQLDYWKASATALQQWFLRDVWVVETLLELVVILLCIALGGLVARPFKPRLARLVEQRNWLTSTIGRFLAALQQVLAFALSVMLLALAMVIFQRFELSSRIVNTAMSLLSAWVIIRLVTSILREPAWRRYIALFTWTLAALHILDLLHAFLGLLDSLAVTLGGVRISILLIIKAVIFLTILLRLSLGASSLLEKRIRNMEGLTPSIQVLLSKALKITLLAVAVIVTLSSLGINLSAFAFFGGAIGVGVGFGLQKVVSNLVSGVILLLDRSIKPGDVIEVGSTYGRIESLGARYVSVATRDNTEYLIPNEDLITTQVINWSFSDKLVRLKVEVGVSYNSDIHQVMRLMVAAAAGIPRVLSNPKPLCQLKNFGDSSIDMELRLWISDPENGVSNVSSDVRIAVWDAFKANGIEIPFPQRDLHIKSGFREPPKA, translated from the coding sequence TTGGATATCGAAAAATATCTGCAACTCGATTATTGGAAAGCATCGGCCACCGCGTTGCAGCAGTGGTTCCTGCGCGACGTATGGGTGGTCGAAACGTTGTTGGAACTCGTCGTCATTCTTCTCTGTATCGCCCTCGGAGGGCTGGTCGCCCGACCGTTCAAGCCCCGTTTGGCTCGGTTGGTCGAGCAGCGCAACTGGCTAACGTCGACCATCGGGCGTTTTCTCGCCGCCTTGCAACAGGTGCTTGCGTTCGCCCTCTCCGTGATGCTGCTGGCCCTGGCCATGGTCATTTTCCAGCGGTTCGAATTGAGCAGCCGGATCGTCAACACCGCCATGAGCCTTCTTTCGGCCTGGGTCATCATCCGCCTGGTGACCTCCATATTGCGCGAGCCTGCATGGCGGCGCTATATCGCGCTGTTTACCTGGACCCTCGCGGCCCTGCATATTCTCGATCTGCTGCATGCATTTCTCGGGTTGCTCGACAGTCTGGCGGTCACCCTGGGTGGCGTGCGCATTTCGATCCTGTTGATCATCAAGGCGGTCATTTTCCTCACCATCCTGTTGCGCTTGTCGCTGGGGGCCTCCAGCTTGCTGGAAAAGCGCATCCGGAACATGGAAGGATTGACCCCTTCGATCCAGGTGCTGTTGTCCAAGGCCCTGAAAATTACCCTTCTGGCCGTCGCGGTGATCGTCACCCTGAGCAGCCTGGGCATCAATCTTTCGGCCTTCGCCTTTTTCGGCGGCGCTATTGGCGTGGGGGTCGGCTTCGGATTGCAGAAAGTGGTCTCCAATCTCGTGAGCGGCGTCATTCTGCTCCTGGACCGCTCGATCAAGCCCGGCGACGTCATCGAGGTCGGCTCGACCTATGGCCGCATCGAGTCGCTGGGAGCGCGCTACGTTTCGGTGGCGACCCGTGACAATACCGAATACCTGATCCCCAACGAAGATCTGATCACGACCCAGGTGATCAACTGGTCCTTTTCCGACAAGCTGGTGCGTCTCAAGGTGGAGGTGGGGGTTTCCTACAATTCCGATATTCACCAGGTGATGCGTCTCATGGTGGCGGCGGCTGCCGGCATCCCCAGGGTGCTCTCGAATCCCAAGCCGCTGTGCCAGTTGAAGAATTTCGGCGATAGCAGCATCGATATGGAGCTGCGGCTATGGATCAGCGATCCGGAAAACGGCGTTTCCAATGTCAGCAGCGACGTGCGCATCGCCGTCTGGGATGCGTTCAAGGCCAATGGCATCGAAATTCCGTTTCCCCAGCGCGATCTTCACATCAAGTCGGGATTTCGGGAACCGCCGAAAGCTTGA
- a CDS encoding 3-keto-5-aminohexanoate cleavage protein: MENQTPQKAIITAAVSGAIHTPCMSPYLPLTPTQLVEDIMSVYEAGGAVAHLHVRKPENGQPVADQEIFREVAAEVKRRCDIILCFTTGGSLGDSVENRGRVVSTLKPELASLNAGSMNFALFHVVPKFEGQWKYEWEKPYLGGTEDFIFPNTFLTIRQFAELMGRNGTKPEFEIYDVGMINNLAYLIEAGHVQKPVYLQFVLGILGGIPATVENLVFLVQTARQQIGDFQWSVCAAGRAQFAMTTHALLMGGHARVGLEDNLYLSRGVLAKSSGEQVAKLKRIAGELGVETATPAEARKILGLKGLQHVGF, from the coding sequence ATGGAAAACCAAACGCCCCAAAAAGCCATCATAACCGCAGCCGTCTCCGGCGCGATCCATACCCCGTGCATGTCACCCTATCTGCCACTCACGCCGACTCAACTCGTCGAAGACATCATGAGCGTTTACGAGGCCGGCGGCGCGGTAGCCCACCTGCATGTGCGCAAACCGGAAAACGGTCAACCCGTAGCGGATCAGGAAATCTTCCGGGAGGTGGCCGCGGAGGTCAAACGCCGTTGCGACATCATCCTGTGTTTCACCACCGGCGGCAGCCTCGGCGACTCGGTCGAAAATCGGGGCAGGGTCGTTTCCACCCTGAAACCGGAACTGGCCAGTCTCAATGCCGGTTCCATGAACTTCGCCCTGTTCCATGTGGTCCCCAAATTCGAAGGACAATGGAAGTACGAGTGGGAAAAGCCATACCTCGGCGGCACCGAAGACTTCATCTTTCCCAACACCTTTCTCACGATCCGCCAGTTCGCTGAACTGATGGGACGCAACGGCACCAAACCGGAGTTCGAGATTTATGACGTGGGCATGATCAACAACCTGGCCTATTTGATCGAGGCGGGCCACGTTCAGAAACCGGTCTACCTGCAGTTCGTGCTCGGCATCCTCGGCGGCATACCGGCCACTGTGGAGAATCTGGTGTTCCTGGTGCAGACCGCACGCCAGCAGATCGGGGATTTCCAATGGTCGGTCTGCGCGGCCGGCCGCGCCCAATTCGCCATGACCACCCACGCCCTGCTCATGGGCGGCCACGCCCGGGTGGGTCTGGAAGACAATCTCTACCTGTCCAGGGGAGTTCTGGCCAAAAGCAGCGGAGAGCAGGTGGCCAAACTCAAGCGGATCGCCGGTGAACTGGGCGTGGAAACCGCCACCCCGGCCGAAGCACGAAAAATTTTAGGGCTCAAAGGTCTGCAGCACGTCGGATTCTGA
- a CDS encoding AMP-binding protein — MGLRDFTIYDVICRNAMLYPGADAVVFGERRMNHAQYKHACDRCAAGLTRAGVGLGDRIAVVAHNSDRFLVLYGAAAKIGAIIVPVNWRFQQDEIRYVLADCSPKVVFAGSEYHANVTLAAGQVDSIQAFYNMSGDGEADGFKAFDTLLSDEGADRHFDVDGDTGFVVIHTAAVGGFPRGALLSQANIIAGNLMAMTRSDQGEEECHLCLLPLFHIAALSRTMAVMHQGGKNVITARFDAAASLELIAQERVTTFGSFAPIVKMLLDAHALKPADLSSLRSIGGLEDPQSVAAFLKIAPNAAFYSGFAQTEAMGVTGSNAAEKPGSAGRPSMLSRVLLVDDEDRPVPVGQAGEICVRSPAVFLGYWGLAEETAQTFRNGWHHTGDLGRFDEDGYLWYVGRKAQKELIKPGGENVYPAEVERAILSHGAVGEVCVIGVPDAQWREAIKAVCVLKPGAELTAQALIDHVAASIARYKKPKHVVFVAALPKTKDGAVDRAAVKAQYGGQ; from the coding sequence ATGGGTCTCAGGGATTTTACCATTTACGATGTGATCTGCCGCAACGCGATGCTGTATCCCGGCGCGGATGCCGTGGTTTTTGGCGAACGACGGATGAACCATGCGCAATACAAGCACGCCTGCGACCGTTGCGCGGCCGGTTTGACCCGGGCCGGCGTCGGTCTCGGCGACCGGATAGCGGTGGTGGCCCATAATTCGGATCGGTTCCTGGTGCTTTATGGTGCCGCAGCCAAGATCGGCGCCATTATCGTGCCGGTCAACTGGCGTTTCCAGCAGGATGAAATTCGATATGTGCTTGCAGATTGCAGCCCCAAGGTGGTCTTCGCCGGCAGCGAATACCACGCGAACGTGACCCTTGCGGCGGGTCAGGTCGATTCGATCCAGGCCTTTTACAACATGAGCGGCGATGGAGAGGCCGATGGGTTCAAGGCATTCGACACCCTACTGAGCGACGAAGGCGCGGACAGGCATTTCGACGTCGATGGAGACACCGGTTTCGTGGTCATCCACACCGCCGCGGTGGGAGGATTTCCGCGCGGCGCGCTTCTAAGCCAGGCCAACATCATCGCCGGGAATCTGATGGCAATGACCCGCAGCGACCAGGGGGAAGAAGAGTGCCATTTGTGCCTGCTCCCGCTTTTTCATATCGCGGCCCTCTCTCGAACCATGGCCGTCATGCACCAGGGCGGCAAGAACGTGATCACCGCCCGGTTCGATGCGGCCGCGTCCCTGGAACTGATCGCCCAGGAGCGGGTGACCACGTTCGGATCGTTTGCGCCCATAGTTAAAATGCTGCTCGACGCGCACGCCCTCAAGCCCGCCGACCTGTCGAGCCTGCGAAGCATCGGCGGTTTGGAGGATCCCCAAAGCGTGGCCGCATTTTTGAAAATCGCCCCCAATGCGGCCTTTTACAGCGGTTTTGCCCAGACCGAGGCCATGGGCGTGACGGGCAGCAATGCCGCCGAGAAGCCGGGCAGCGCCGGCCGGCCCTCGATGCTCTCCCGGGTCCTGCTGGTCGACGATGAGGACCGGCCGGTGCCGGTCGGACAGGCCGGCGAGATCTGCGTGCGCTCGCCGGCCGTGTTTCTCGGCTATTGGGGGCTGGCGGAAGAGACGGCCCAGACTTTCCGCAACGGGTGGCACCACACCGGAGACCTGGGGCGTTTCGACGAGGACGGGTATCTCTGGTATGTGGGCCGCAAAGCCCAGAAGGAGCTGATCAAGCCGGGCGGCGAAAATGTCTACCCGGCCGAGGTGGAACGCGCGATCCTCAGCCATGGCGCGGTCGGCGAGGTGTGCGTGATCGGCGTGCCCGATGCCCAGTGGCGGGAAGCCATCAAGGCGGTGTGCGTTCTCAAACCGGGCGCCGAATTGACGGCCCAGGCCCTGATCGACCACGTGGCCGCGAGCATCGCCCGGTACAAAAAGCCCAAGCACGTGGTCTTCGTGGCGGCACTGCCCAAAACCAAGGACGGCGCCGTCGATCGCGCCGCGGTCAAGGCGCAGTATGGCGGGCAATAG
- a CDS encoding SphA family protein, which yields MKRLRSWIGAGLALACLLMPMSGQAYDLPSVNLGFTSFMDGGPPAGPGLYFTQYLQYWTADEFTNDNGGNLFGGGAGEDLDAWISLTQFIYQSDQTILAGGKWGLDVIVPYVFLDASYDVAGPFPEDNGDGLGDLLVGPFLQWGPIMGANGPRFMHRIELQCILPTGKYDDDKELNPGSNFFSFNPYWAGTLFITPQWTVSTRIHYLWNAKNDDPNRAYGAADDTQAGQAVHLNFATAYQVLPMLRVGLNGYFLKQITDLKVDGDSVDDTREKVLAIGPGLLWHISKDAHLFFNAYFESKAENRPEGERYNLRFVYHF from the coding sequence ATGAAACGGTTACGTTCATGGATAGGTGCAGGGTTGGCGCTGGCCTGCCTGTTGATGCCGATGTCGGGGCAGGCCTATGATCTACCCTCGGTGAACCTGGGCTTCACCAGCTTCATGGACGGCGGTCCGCCGGCCGGCCCGGGGCTGTATTTCACCCAGTACCTGCAATACTGGACCGCCGACGAATTCACCAACGATAACGGCGGCAATCTTTTTGGCGGCGGTGCCGGTGAGGACCTCGACGCCTGGATCAGCCTGACACAATTCATCTATCAATCGGATCAGACCATCCTGGCCGGCGGCAAGTGGGGCCTGGATGTCATCGTCCCGTATGTGTTTCTCGATGCGTCATATGATGTCGCCGGGCCATTTCCCGAAGACAACGGCGACGGTCTGGGGGACCTGCTCGTCGGCCCCTTTCTGCAGTGGGGCCCGATCATGGGCGCCAACGGCCCGCGCTTCATGCACCGCATCGAACTGCAGTGCATCCTGCCAACCGGAAAATACGACGACGACAAGGAACTGAACCCGGGCAGCAATTTCTTCTCCTTCAACCCCTACTGGGCCGGCACCCTGTTCATTACGCCCCAGTGGACCGTCTCCACCCGCATCCACTATCTCTGGAACGCCAAGAACGACGACCCCAACCGTGCCTATGGGGCTGCCGACGACACCCAGGCCGGACAGGCCGTGCATCTCAATTTCGCCACGGCCTATCAGGTCCTGCCCATGCTGCGCGTGGGGCTCAACGGCTACTTCCTCAAGCAGATCACCGACCTCAAGGTGGACGGCGACAGCGTGGACGATACCCGGGAGAAGGTACTGGCCATCGGTCCCGGCCTGTTGTGGCACATCAGCAAGGACGCCCACCTGTTCTTCAACGCCTATTTCGAAAGCAAGGCCGAAAACCGACCGGAAGGCGAGCGCTACAACCTCCGCTTCGTCTACCACTTTTAG
- a CDS encoding helix-turn-helix domain-containing protein has translation MSFSNPELQLAEAFVQETNCHIFLTGKAGTGKTTFLHTIKKKCHKRMVVTAPTGVAAINAGGVTLHSFFQLPFGPFIPGSEPHTGSHRIRREKRNIIQNLDLLVIDEISMVRADLLDAVDSVLRRYRRSDLPFGGVQLLMIGDLQQLSPVAKSAEWQILKAHYESPYFFSCAALGRTELVPIELKHIYRQTDPTFIELLNRVRDNRLDPRTIEQLNARCIPHYSPRHGEGCIVLCTHNRGADAINEERMNALPGRSRRFGAEVSGEFPEQAYPTAAFLELKIGAQVMFVRNDMSGEKSYFNGKIGEIVGISGDAVEVRCPGNASTVWVEKSTWENIEYTVDPKSGDISQKVVGTFSQYPLKPAWAITIHKSQGLTFDRAVIDAQAAFAHGQVYVALSRCRTFEGMVLSSPLTSSAVRTDPAVQSFIRQAADNHPSPETLAAAKRRYQQQLLLACFDFDDLGRLLGRLATLLRGNAKLIQVSSSTDIGEVHRQTAVHIGGVGKKFRRQLQGMFTGETQPKEDPVIRERLTKAAAYFEEKFREILCPFLDTIAVESDNKEVRKKINDALKLLRTESVQKLAGVMSCREGFAPDRYLRSLSAAAVEENAPRTKTETITYSQADVGHPELFEALRQWRKQQAEEAGVPLYQVMHQKTLVQIAIHLPDTPAGLKQIKGIGTRLASKYGQDLTAIVADYRRRHGIQEVVLPDISTSAPSHESQVTPDKKKKKKKKKNETQKISFELFDRGLTIPEIAAQRGLAVTTIEGHLAWFVSRGELDIGRLVPKEKQQAIQHMIADMPDAPLNALKTGLGDDYSYGEIKLVLAHRQHVEQKLTTP, from the coding sequence ATGAGCTTTTCCAATCCTGAACTCCAGTTGGCCGAAGCGTTTGTCCAGGAGACCAACTGCCACATCTTCCTCACCGGGAAAGCAGGCACCGGCAAAACCACTTTTCTGCATACCATCAAGAAAAAGTGCCACAAACGAATGGTGGTGACCGCGCCGACCGGTGTGGCGGCCATCAACGCCGGCGGGGTCACCCTGCACTCCTTTTTCCAGCTGCCGTTCGGTCCGTTTATACCCGGCAGCGAACCGCATACCGGGAGTCATAGAATCAGGCGGGAGAAAAGGAACATCATCCAGAACCTCGACCTGCTGGTCATCGATGAAATCAGCATGGTTCGGGCCGACCTGCTCGATGCGGTGGACAGCGTGCTCAGGCGTTACCGCCGTTCGGACCTGCCCTTCGGCGGTGTGCAGTTGCTGATGATCGGCGACCTGCAGCAGCTCTCGCCGGTGGCCAAGTCGGCGGAATGGCAGATACTCAAAGCGCACTATGAGTCGCCCTATTTTTTCAGCTGCGCGGCCCTCGGGCGCACCGAACTGGTCCCCATCGAGCTCAAGCACATCTACCGCCAAACGGACCCGACCTTTATCGAACTGCTCAACCGGGTGCGCGACAACCGGCTCGATCCCAGAACCATAGAACAGCTCAATGCCCGCTGCATCCCTCATTATTCGCCCCGCCACGGCGAAGGGTGTATCGTGTTGTGTACGCACAACCGCGGTGCCGACGCGATCAACGAGGAACGAATGAACGCCCTGCCGGGCCGAAGCCGCCGCTTCGGGGCAGAGGTCTCCGGGGAATTTCCCGAGCAGGCCTATCCCACCGCCGCGTTTCTGGAATTGAAAATCGGGGCCCAGGTGATGTTCGTGCGCAACGACATGAGCGGCGAAAAGAGCTATTTCAACGGTAAGATCGGCGAAATCGTCGGGATTTCGGGAGACGCCGTCGAAGTCCGGTGCCCCGGCAACGCGAGCACCGTCTGGGTGGAGAAGAGCACCTGGGAAAATATCGAATATACCGTGGACCCGAAAAGCGGTGACATCTCGCAAAAGGTCGTCGGCACCTTCAGTCAGTATCCCCTGAAACCCGCCTGGGCCATCACCATCCACAAGAGCCAGGGGTTGACCTTCGACCGGGCCGTCATCGACGCCCAGGCCGCCTTTGCCCACGGTCAGGTCTATGTGGCCCTGAGCCGCTGCCGGACATTTGAAGGTATGGTCTTGAGTTCGCCGCTGACATCCTCGGCTGTCAGAACCGACCCGGCCGTCCAATCCTTTATCCGCCAGGCAGCCGACAACCATCCCAGCCCCGAAACCCTGGCGGCTGCCAAGCGGCGCTACCAGCAGCAACTCCTGTTGGCATGCTTCGATTTCGATGACCTGGGTCGCCTGCTCGGCCGTCTGGCGACACTGTTGCGCGGCAACGCCAAGCTGATCCAGGTCTCCAGCAGTACCGACATCGGCGAGGTTCACCGTCAGACCGCCGTTCATATCGGCGGGGTGGGCAAAAAATTCCGCCGCCAGTTGCAGGGGATGTTCACCGGTGAAACACAGCCCAAAGAGGATCCCGTAATAAGGGAGCGGCTGACAAAGGCCGCCGCCTATTTTGAAGAGAAATTCAGAGAGATTCTCTGCCCTTTTCTCGACACTATCGCGGTGGAGAGCGACAACAAGGAGGTCCGCAAGAAAATCAACGACGCCTTGAAGCTGCTGCGCACCGAATCCGTCCAAAAGCTGGCCGGTGTGATGTCCTGCCGCGAAGGGTTTGCCCCGGACCGTTACCTGCGGTCGCTTTCGGCTGCCGCCGTGGAAGAAAATGCGCCCCGGACGAAAACCGAAACCATCACCTACAGCCAAGCGGATGTCGGTCATCCCGAACTCTTCGAAGCGCTCCGGCAATGGCGCAAGCAGCAGGCGGAAGAGGCGGGCGTTCCTCTCTACCAGGTGATGCACCAGAAGACCCTGGTGCAGATCGCGATCCACCTGCCCGACACCCCCGCCGGTCTGAAACAGATCAAGGGCATCGGCACACGCCTGGCATCGAAATATGGCCAGGACCTGACCGCCATCGTGGCCGACTACCGCCGCCGGCACGGCATCCAGGAAGTGGTGCTGCCCGACATATCCACCTCCGCACCGTCCCACGAGTCCCAAGTGACTCCGGATAAGAAGAAAAAGAAGAAAAAAAAGAAAAACGAAACCCAGAAGATCTCTTTCGAATTATTCGACCGAGGACTGACCATTCCCGAGATCGCGGCCCAGCGGGGACTGGCCGTCACCACGATCGAAGGCCATCTGGCCTGGTTCGTATCCAGGGGTGAACTGGACATCGGCCGCCTCGTGCCGAAAGAAAAACAGCAGGCCATCCAACACATGATTGCCGACATGCCCGACGCACCGCTCAACGCATTGAAGACCGGCCTGGGGGACGACTACTCCTATGGAGAAATCAAACTGGTGCTCGCGCACCGCCAGCATGTAGAACAAAAATTGACGACACCGTAA
- a CDS encoding acetoacetate--CoA ligase: MQNPKPLWRPSEVFTRNSNMVRFMNEANQRYNLSLSDYHQLWQWSVDHIPQFWELFWKFAGIIASKPYHTVVDDPLRMPGAKWFIGAELNFAENLLRYRDDRTALIFQGEGQPLKTLTYKGLYEEVSRMAQALAAAGVTRGDRVAGFMPNMPQTIVAMLAAASLGAIWSSSSPDFGIKGVLDRFGQIEPKVLVTADGYFYNGKAFDSLERVGGILKQLPKVEKVVVVGYTRNAPDLSTVPNAVSWEAFLAPFAPKPVDFVQVPAEHPLYIMYSSGTTGKPKCMVQSHGGILLNQLKEHLLHCDLRRDDVLFYFTTCGWMMWNWLTCGLAGGATLVLYDGSPFHPGPEVLWKLAEQVGMTIFGTSARYITALDEAGFEPGKQYNLEKLRMICSTGSPLSVSGFEYAYRAIKADMQLASISGGTDLNGCFALGNPMLPVHAGELQGPALGLDVHAYSDAGQPVYDQTGELVCAKAFPSMPVYFWNDPDGERYRNAYFTKFPGVWTHGDFISVNSRTRGITIYGRSDATLNPGGVRIGTADIYTALENVPEVADSVVVGQKWQDDVRVVLFVTLAKGATLDDNLTKKIKQTIREACSPRHVPAKVIQVQEIPYTINMKKVELAVRNVIHGDPVTNKDALANPNCLKQYEDREELNH, encoded by the coding sequence ATGCAAAATCCAAAACCCCTGTGGCGACCCTCTGAAGTTTTTACCCGCAATTCGAACATGGTGCGTTTCATGAACGAGGCCAACCAGCGTTACAACCTGTCCCTTTCAGACTACCACCAGCTCTGGCAATGGTCGGTGGATCATATTCCCCAGTTCTGGGAACTCTTCTGGAAATTCGCCGGCATCATCGCCAGCAAACCTTACCATACGGTGGTCGACGATCCGCTCCGCATGCCCGGCGCCAAATGGTTTATCGGCGCAGAGCTCAACTTCGCCGAAAACCTGCTGCGCTACCGTGACGATCGTACTGCCCTGATCTTCCAGGGTGAAGGGCAGCCCTTGAAAACGCTCACCTACAAGGGCCTCTATGAAGAGGTCAGCCGCATGGCCCAGGCCCTGGCCGCGGCGGGCGTCACCCGGGGCGATCGGGTGGCCGGATTCATGCCCAACATGCCCCAGACGATCGTCGCCATGCTGGCCGCGGCGAGCCTGGGGGCCATCTGGTCCTCCTCTTCCCCGGATTTCGGTATCAAGGGTGTGCTGGACCGTTTCGGTCAGATCGAGCCCAAGGTGCTCGTCACCGCCGACGGTTACTTCTACAACGGCAAAGCCTTCGACAGCCTGGAGCGGGTGGGCGGCATCCTCAAGCAACTGCCCAAGGTGGAAAAGGTGGTGGTGGTCGGCTACACGCGCAACGCACCGGACCTTTCGACCGTGCCCAACGCGGTTTCATGGGAAGCATTTCTGGCTCCCTTTGCGCCGAAACCAGTCGATTTCGTGCAGGTACCGGCCGAACATCCTCTCTACATCATGTACAGCTCCGGGACGACCGGCAAGCCCAAGTGCATGGTCCAGAGCCACGGCGGCATCCTGCTCAACCAGCTCAAGGAGCACCTGCTGCACTGCGACCTTAGGCGCGACGACGTGCTGTTCTACTTCACCACCTGTGGCTGGATGATGTGGAACTGGCTGACCTGCGGCCTGGCCGGCGGCGCGACACTGGTCCTTTACGACGGGTCGCCCTTTCATCCCGGGCCGGAAGTGCTGTGGAAACTGGCCGAGCAGGTGGGCATGACCATCTTCGGCACCAGCGCCCGCTACATCACCGCCCTGGACGAAGCCGGCTTCGAACCCGGCAAACAGTACAACCTGGAGAAGCTGCGCATGATCTGCTCCACCGGCTCGCCCCTGTCCGTTTCAGGTTTTGAATATGCCTACCGGGCCATCAAAGCCGACATGCAGTTGGCCTCGATCAGCGGCGGCACCGACCTGAACGGATGTTTTGCCCTGGGCAATCCCATGCTGCCGGTTCATGCAGGTGAACTGCAGGGACCAGCCCTGGGCCTCGACGTTCATGCCTACAGCGACGCCGGGCAGCCGGTCTACGATCAAACCGGCGAACTGGTGTGCGCCAAAGCCTTTCCCAGCATGCCGGTTTACTTCTGGAACGACCCGGACGGCGAACGCTACCGCAATGCCTACTTCACCAAGTTTCCGGGCGTCTGGACCCACGGCGACTTCATCAGCGTCAACAGCCGCACCCGCGGCATCACGATCTACGGCCGCAGCGACGCCACGCTCAACCCCGGCGGGGTGCGCATCGGCACGGCCGATATCTACACCGCCCTGGAAAATGTGCCGGAAGTGGCCGACAGCGTGGTGGTCGGGCAGAAATGGCAGGACGACGTGCGGGTGGTCCTTTTCGTCACCCTGGCCAAGGGCGCGACCTTGGACGACAACCTGACCAAGAAGATCAAGCAGACCATCCGCGAAGCCTGCAGTCCGAGGCATGTGCCGGCCAAGGTGATCCAGGTGCAGGAAATCCCCTACACCATCAACATGAAAAAGGTTGAATTGGCCGTACGCAACGTCATCCATGGAGATCCGGTAACCAACAAAGATGCGTTGGCCAATCCCAATTGTCTGAAACAGTACGAAGACCGGGAAGAGTTGAACCATTAG
- a CDS encoding short-chain fatty acid transporter yields the protein MLGQIGSFFAERFRRWLPDSFIFALILTLIAAVWALFAMDVGPVKIAQAWYKGFWSLLAFAMQMVLILVTGYAIAISPVATRFIDWLAARINTPIAVYATVIFVGQIFSLISWGWIVLTAVLARELGTRVKGVDYRLTAAAVYASFLPWHGGLSGSIPLTINTPENFLIKAGVLSEIIPTTLTLTCPMNIVINLALLVTLPILFVMMRPSDDKVQSFDDMRSGDAPVKQMTVEEEAASLSLPDKCLSDMLNSSLIINMLVVLMGLYIIVDHFASKGFDINLNIMNFLFIILGMLAHKTPIRYVVAMKRACSNVSGIILQFPFYAGIMGIMMHTGLGQAVATSLAAATSPGSFPFVAFITGGFINIFVPSGGGEWAVVGQPIVEAAKAVAANAGLATDATQALIAKASMAVGYGDSWTNMIQPFWTLTFFPVVAAGCTLQARDIMGYTFVAMLWSFVIFGLGVTFLPV from the coding sequence ATGCTAGGACAGATTGGAAGTTTTTTTGCTGAGCGGTTCAGACGATGGTTGCCGGACTCCTTCATCTTTGCCTTGATCCTCACCCTCATCGCGGCGGTCTGGGCATTGTTCGCCATGGATGTGGGACCGGTCAAGATCGCCCAGGCCTGGTACAAGGGATTCTGGAGCCTGCTGGCATTCGCCATGCAGATGGTGCTGATCCTGGTCACCGGCTACGCCATTGCCATCAGCCCTGTCGCCACCCGGTTCATCGACTGGCTGGCCGCCCGGATCAATACGCCGATCGCAGTGTATGCCACCGTCATTTTCGTCGGTCAGATCTTTTCCCTCATCTCCTGGGGATGGATCGTATTGACCGCCGTGCTGGCCCGTGAACTGGGCACCCGGGTCAAGGGAGTGGACTACCGTCTGACGGCCGCCGCGGTGTATGCCTCCTTTTTGCCCTGGCACGGCGGGCTTTCCGGTTCGATTCCGCTGACCATCAATACGCCTGAGAACTTCCTGATCAAGGCCGGTGTTCTCTCAGAGATCATACCCACGACCCTGACCCTGACCTGCCCGATGAACATCGTGATCAACCTGGCCCTGCTCGTCACGCTGCCCATCCTTTTCGTCATGATGCGCCCATCGGATGACAAGGTGCAGTCCTTCGACGATATGCGCTCGGGCGATGCTCCCGTAAAACAGATGACCGTCGAAGAGGAGGCCGCAAGCCTCTCCTTGCCGGACAAATGCCTCAGCGACATGCTCAACTCGTCATTGATCATCAACATGCTGGTGGTGCTGATGGGACTTTACATCATCGTCGACCACTTCGCTTCCAAGGGCTTTGACATCAACCTCAACATCATGAATTTCCTGTTCATCATCCTGGGCATGCTGGCCCACAAAACCCCCATACGATACGTGGTGGCCATGAAACGGGCCTGTTCCAACGTTTCCGGCATCATCCTGCAGTTTCCCTTTTACGCCGGCATCATGGGCATCATGATGCACACCGGTCTGGGGCAAGCGGTAGCCACCTCCCTGGCGGCGGCCACCTCGCCGGGCAGCTTTCCTTTCGTGGCCTTCATCACCGGCGGTTTTATCAATATCTTCGTACCTTCGGGAGGCGGCGAATGGGCCGTGGTGGGGCAGCCCATCGTCGAAGCGGCCAAGGCTGTGGCCGCCAATGCCGGCCTGGCCACCGATGCCACCCAGGCCTTGATCGCCAAGGCGTCCATGGCCGTCGGCTACGGCGACAGCTGGACCAACATGATCCAGCCGTTCTGGACCCTGACCTTCTTCCCGGTGGTGGCGGCCGGATGCACGCTCCAGGCCCGCGACATCATGGGGTACACTTTCGTGGCCATGCTCTGGTCGTTCGTCATCTTCGGCCTGGGCGTCACCTTCCTGCCCGTGTAA